From Candidatus Eisenbacteria bacterium, a single genomic window includes:
- a CDS encoding response regulator: MTARILVVDDDNQVRSMLRLTLEREGYEIVEAADGFEAIQLFRENPFDLIITDIIMPGLEGFETIQRLRAESPDVKIIAISGGGRLAPEGYLEVAENLGALKALTKPVDHDELLATVRELVERAA, encoded by the coding sequence ATGACGGCTCGAATTCTAGTGGTGGATGATGATAACCAGGTCCGCTCTATGTTGCGCCTGACTTTGGAAAGAGAAGGGTATGAAATTGTAGAGGCCGCTGACGGATTTGAAGCGATTCAATTATTCCGGGAAAACCCCTTTGACTTGATCATTACAGATATAATAATGCCCGGGTTGGAAGGGTTTGAAACGATACAGCGTTTGCGCGCTGAATCCCCCGATGTAAAGATCATCGCCATCTCCGGGGGCGGACGCCTGGCTCCTGAGGGGTATCTCGAGGTGGCCGAGAATCTCGGCGCGCTCAAAGCTTTAACAAAACCCGTGGATCATGATGAGCTCTTGGCGACTGTTCGAGAGCTGGTGGAGAGAGCGGCATAA
- a CDS encoding malate dehydrogenase, whose protein sequence is MLQKIGVVGGGWIGGVLVQEIVRRRLARTVAVTDPAPFVNESDPPEKQDVQRKQSVAKGKALDIAEGTPVIGSDTRIEASKDYDILAGCDMIINTAGVPRKARPDGTFPSREELLSINLKVTNEVSKAIGKYCKNAMIISIANPLDAIVYTLKKNLNPPKNKLVGMAGVLDSARYRYFVAAEAGVSVDNVEAMVLGGHGDTMVPVRSCCRIAGMPVEKFIAPDKLGAIETRVRKAGGEVVGLLGFGSAFVSPAFSALEMAEAIIYDRKKILPVCTLLAGEYGINGLYVGVPAILGAGGVEKVIEIDLTADEKAALAKSAEGVKKTCDEVDKMLG, encoded by the coding sequence GTGCTACAGAAAATTGGAGTGGTGGGTGGCGGCTGGATCGGCGGAGTTCTCGTCCAGGAAATCGTCCGACGTCGCTTGGCGCGGACAGTGGCCGTGACGGATCCCGCTCCCTTTGTGAATGAAAGTGATCCTCCTGAGAAACAGGACGTTCAGAGAAAACAATCCGTGGCCAAGGGCAAGGCCCTCGATATCGCTGAAGGAACGCCGGTGATAGGTTCTGATACGCGCATTGAGGCCTCCAAAGATTATGATATCCTCGCCGGTTGCGACATGATCATCAATACGGCCGGTGTGCCGCGCAAAGCCCGGCCGGATGGGACGTTCCCCTCGCGGGAGGAGTTGTTGTCGATCAACTTGAAAGTTACCAACGAGGTTTCGAAAGCCATCGGCAAGTATTGCAAAAATGCGATGATCATCTCGATCGCCAACCCCCTGGATGCGATTGTCTATACACTGAAGAAAAATCTGAATCCTCCAAAGAACAAGCTTGTCGGGATGGCCGGCGTGCTGGATTCGGCACGCTACCGCTACTTCGTCGCCGCAGAGGCGGGAGTCAGTGTCGATAACGTTGAGGCGATGGTCCTCGGCGGTCACGGCGACACGATGGTCCCGGTCCGCAGCTGCTGCCGGATTGCAGGGATGCCGGTTGAGAAGTTTATCGCCCCGGACAAGCTTGGAGCGATCGAAACACGGGTAAGAAAAGCCGGCGGAGAGGTTGTCGGTCTCCTGGGATTCGGTTCCGCTTTTGTTTCTCCAGCTTTCAGCGCGCTGGAAATGGCTGAAGCGATTATCTATGACCGGAAGAAAATCCTCCCCGTCTGTACCTTGCTCGCGGGTGAATACGGTATCAATGGATTGTATGTCGGCGTTCCCGCCATCCTCGGAGCAGGCGGCGTGGAGAAGGTCATCGAAATCGACTTGACCGCCGACGAGAAAGCGGCCTTGGCCAAGTCGGCCGAAGGCGTCAAGAAGACCTGCGACGAAGTCGACAAGATGCTCGGCTAA
- a CDS encoding pyridoxal phosphate-dependent aminotransferase, translating to MSISQIARSISQSATLRLNETAAILRAKGDPVIHLGGGEPKSKPPLEALTTAAGLLNSGEVRYTPPDGIPALKKAIIRYTEEFYNRKVEPENVMASSGAKQAIMVCLQAILNPQEEVIFPAPYWVSYPEMVKLCGGIPVPVTPEDGTFHPRIQDIEEKIGSLTRAIMINSPNNPSGTMYSEQFISDIVQLCEKRGLYLIMDDIYQRLIFNNLKPINCYKYAKDFSETSKLVVINGVSKQYAMTGFRIGWSIANKRLTEVMTNIQGHQTSGPSALLQHAAVGALRGLQSHVENLRVSLENNRNVMITELKSFAGVHLIPPDGTFYCFPDFSVYRKDSVKLAQFLLDKVQVVTVPGIEFGMEGYLRVSFCGSVKDITSGIERMKWALDLNSPNELFIGERKLVRDWA from the coding sequence ATGAGTATCAGCCAAATTGCAAGATCTATCAGTCAATCGGCTACGCTGAGATTGAACGAAACAGCAGCCATACTACGGGCCAAGGGTGATCCCGTTATCCATCTGGGGGGGGGAGAGCCAAAAAGCAAACCGCCCTTGGAAGCCTTGACGACGGCGGCGGGCCTCTTAAATTCAGGCGAGGTTAGATATACGCCTCCCGACGGTATACCTGCTTTGAAAAAGGCGATCATCCGTTATACGGAGGAATTCTATAACAGGAAGGTCGAGCCCGAAAATGTTATGGCCTCCAGCGGTGCAAAGCAAGCGATCATGGTTTGCCTGCAGGCCATTCTCAATCCTCAAGAGGAAGTGATTTTCCCGGCCCCCTATTGGGTCAGTTATCCGGAAATGGTCAAGCTTTGCGGCGGGATTCCCGTTCCCGTCACGCCGGAAGATGGAACTTTTCATCCCCGAATTCAGGATATTGAAGAGAAGATCGGATCCCTCACCAGGGCGATCATGATCAATAGCCCCAACAATCCTTCCGGGACAATGTATTCCGAACAATTCATTAGTGATATTGTTCAGCTTTGCGAAAAGCGCGGGCTGTATCTGATCATGGATGATATTTATCAGAGATTGATCTTCAATAACCTAAAACCGATAAACTGCTATAAATATGCAAAGGATTTTTCGGAGACATCGAAATTAGTTGTTATCAATGGTGTGTCCAAACAATATGCCATGACCGGCTTCCGTATCGGTTGGTCCATAGCAAACAAGAGACTGACCGAAGTGATGACGAATATCCAGGGGCACCAAACGTCCGGACCCTCCGCGCTGCTTCAGCACGCGGCGGTCGGGGCGCTCCGGGGCCTGCAGAGCCATGTTGAAAACCTCCGTGTGAGCTTGGAAAACAACCGGAATGTCATGATCACCGAATTGAAAAGTTTTGCCGGGGTTCATCTCATTCCACCGGATGGGACATTCTACTGTTTTCCTGATTTCAGTGTATATAGGAAGGATTCAGTGAAACTTGCGCAGTTCCTTCTTGATAAAGTACAAGTGGTCACCGTGCCCGGAATCGAATTCGGTATGGAAGGGTATCTTAGAGTCAGCTTCTGCGGATCCGTGAAAGATATCACCTCGGGCATTGAAAGAATGAAATGGGCTCTGGATTTGAATTCGCCGAATGAGCTATTCATTGGAGAGCGCAAACTTGTGAGGGACTGGGCATGA
- the pckA gene encoding phosphoenolpyruvate carboxykinase (ATP) — protein sequence MSKYLKFDTPGLKQAKELKSDYGIDNHGLEYLDRVYWNLPTPALVEEAVFRNEGHITSGGAMLVYTGKWTARAAQDKYVVKEPSSEENIWWGEYNRPYSSEKFAMLFARIQSYLQGEEVFVQDCFVGADPEHSMPIRIITEKAWQSHFARNMFLKIRNREDYKTHVPEFTLIAVSGFKVDPRIEGTRTETAIAMDFSKRMALVCNSKYGGEIKKSIFTVMNYFLPLKGVLSMHCSANIGDKGDAALFFGLSGTGKTTLSADPTRQLIGDDEHGWSDDGVFNLEGGCYAKVIRLSSEHEPQIHACTHRFGTILENVVFDPASRNLDLDDDRFTENTRCSYPLNFIPNVVQEGYVRSHPKNVIFLTCDAQGVLPPLARLDPTQSIYHFISGYTSKIAGTEIGLGIEPEITFSACFGAPFMVHHPFEYANMLKQKALKHGAQCWLVNTGWVGGKFGVGKRISIRHTRNLLNAALEGKLDGVKYRKDKLFGFEVPLTCPDVPEDVLDPSNSWGNKDEYWKKYDALVARYIENFKKYKDGCPEGILEAGPKRLK from the coding sequence ATGAGTAAGTATCTCAAATTCGATACGCCTGGCCTGAAGCAGGCCAAGGAACTGAAGAGCGACTACGGAATTGACAACCACGGTCTGGAGTATCTTGACCGGGTTTACTGGAACCTTCCGACTCCGGCGCTCGTCGAAGAGGCGGTTTTCCGCAATGAGGGTCATATCACCAGCGGCGGCGCCATGTTGGTTTATACGGGCAAATGGACCGCCCGCGCCGCTCAAGATAAGTATGTCGTCAAGGAGCCTTCCAGCGAAGAGAACATCTGGTGGGGCGAGTATAACAGGCCCTACAGCTCCGAGAAATTCGCCATGCTCTTCGCCCGGATTCAGTCCTATCTCCAGGGCGAGGAAGTCTTTGTTCAGGATTGTTTTGTCGGCGCGGATCCCGAGCATAGCATGCCGATTCGAATTATCACCGAAAAGGCATGGCAAAGTCATTTTGCCCGCAATATGTTCCTCAAGATCCGCAACCGGGAAGATTATAAGACGCATGTCCCGGAGTTCACACTCATTGCCGTAAGTGGTTTCAAGGTTGATCCGAGGATTGAGGGGACGCGGACGGAGACGGCCATCGCAATGGATTTCTCGAAGAGAATGGCGCTGGTCTGCAATTCAAAATATGGCGGTGAGATAAAGAAATCGATCTTTACCGTTATGAATTATTTCCTGCCGCTCAAAGGTGTTCTCTCGATGCATTGCTCAGCCAATATCGGCGATAAAGGCGATGCAGCCCTTTTCTTCGGCCTCTCGGGTACAGGCAAAACCACCCTCTCCGCCGATCCGACTCGTCAATTGATCGGGGATGATGAGCATGGATGGAGCGATGACGGGGTCTTCAACCTGGAGGGCGGCTGCTACGCCAAAGTGATCCGTCTTTCATCCGAGCATGAACCTCAGATTCATGCTTGTACGCATCGTTTCGGGACGATTCTCGAGAATGTTGTTTTCGATCCCGCCTCCCGAAATCTGGATCTGGATGATGACAGATTCACTGAAAACACGCGATGCAGTTATCCATTGAATTTCATCCCAAATGTCGTTCAGGAAGGATATGTTCGCAGCCATCCAAAGAATGTAATTTTCCTCACCTGCGATGCGCAGGGGGTTTTGCCTCCGCTCGCGCGGCTTGATCCGACTCAGTCGATCTATCATTTCATATCCGGATACACGAGTAAAATCGCCGGAACGGAAATCGGTCTGGGAATAGAGCCTGAAATCACTTTCAGCGCTTGTTTTGGGGCGCCCTTCATGGTTCATCATCCCTTCGAGTATGCCAATATGTTGAAGCAGAAGGCCCTTAAGCATGGCGCTCAGTGCTGGCTGGTGAACACGGGCTGGGTCGGAGGCAAATTCGGCGTCGGCAAGCGGATCAGTATCCGTCACACACGAAACCTCCTCAATGCGGCGCTTGAGGGCAAGCTAGACGGGGTCAAGTACAGAAAAGATAAACTTTTCGGTTTTGAGGTGCCTCTTACCTGCCCTGATGTTCCTGAAGACGTCCTCGATCCTTCGAATTCCTGGGGGAATAAGGATGAGTATTGGAAGAAATATGACGCACTGGTGGCCCGGTACATCGAGAACTTCAAGAAATACAAAGATGGCTGCCCGGAGGGAATTCTCGAGGCGGGACCGAAACGGTTGAAATAG
- a CDS encoding PAS domain S-box protein, which produces MPESQRADLPEDRVDTVPHSRFYPKPASHTGDERSKIAIVPQEGNNRYRHLFRQLHFNAAIYEAVNDGEDFIFLDFNKCGEMTESVKREEVIGRSVKKIFPGVEEFGLFALFQQVWRTGEPQSFPISWYQDERIAGWRDNYVYKLPSGEIVAIYEDATVRKQAEQALALSEEKYRTLVANLQEGIWAVDSDGITTFVNPCMADMLGYSIDEIEGKSILSFLGVNKIPLCKKYLESCQDDGSTEFEMVFQKKDGGLIYTNLSLAPIFNGGGIYAGALAGIMNITHQRIVENALRESEERYRSLFEDTPVAVLEVDISEAKAYFDEFCLDNITDLDSYFEQNSSIGRECLARIKLIDANEIARNLLRFKSRDFSAFEYSRLLSDNSYQSIMRPLVALFRGEAIQDFELELHLSDESSIYVSVRCSIACGYEISLARVLISLSDITKRRQIEEELRQATKMQAIGTLAGGIAHDFNNILYAVLGYAGLAMEEVPRDSSTFSNLQQIQNAGERAADLVKQILTFSKASKFKRRTTHLQPVIKETIQLLRGLLPVTIDIQQKINDQCGPVLIDPMEIQRVLMNLGTNAFSSMREGGGVLKISLDQIEAMPSHTEYPNLKTGRYARIQVEDTGHGMDKATLQRIYDPYFTTRSPGEGTGLGLSTVHGIISRADGEIHVESTPHVGTRFHILLPLALKKEKALGKVAATSKGGVAGGNERILFIDDEGMLAKLGKTQFEKIGYRVTIKTNGKEALNAFRKQPDDYDLIITDQLMPGLTGLELARQVHLIRPEIPIIMISGYADDIDMEQQQATGIKKCLQKPVPFKDLVDSIQVVLKQKMTEG; this is translated from the coding sequence ATGCCGGAATCACAACGAGCGGATCTTCCTGAGGACCGGGTGGATACCGTCCCCCATTCCCGTTTCTATCCGAAACCAGCATCGCATACCGGCGACGAGCGATCAAAGATTGCGATCGTTCCGCAAGAAGGCAACAATCGCTACCGGCATTTGTTTAGACAATTGCATTTCAACGCCGCGATCTATGAAGCAGTGAATGATGGTGAGGATTTTATCTTTTTGGATTTCAACAAATGCGGCGAAATGACGGAGAGTGTCAAACGTGAAGAAGTCATCGGGCGCAGTGTAAAGAAAATCTTCCCCGGAGTGGAGGAATTCGGTCTTTTTGCGTTGTTTCAACAAGTTTGGCGGACCGGGGAACCGCAGTCTTTTCCGATCTCTTGGTATCAAGATGAGAGAATCGCGGGCTGGCGGGATAACTATGTCTATAAGCTGCCCTCCGGTGAAATAGTGGCGATCTATGAAGACGCGACCGTACGAAAACAGGCGGAACAGGCGCTGGCTTTGAGCGAAGAGAAGTATCGAACGCTCGTCGCCAATTTACAAGAGGGTATCTGGGCGGTTGACAGCGACGGCATAACGACATTTGTTAATCCATGTATGGCCGATATGCTTGGCTACTCGATCGACGAGATTGAGGGAAAGTCGATTTTGTCATTCCTCGGCGTCAACAAGATTCCACTCTGTAAAAAATATTTGGAGAGCTGTCAAGATGATGGTTCCACAGAGTTTGAAATGGTATTTCAAAAGAAAGACGGCGGACTGATATATACAAATCTGTCGTTAGCTCCAATTTTCAATGGTGGGGGCATCTACGCCGGCGCTCTAGCCGGCATCATGAATATCACACATCAAAGGATTGTAGAAAATGCGCTTCGTGAAAGTGAAGAGAGGTATCGAAGCCTTTTTGAAGACACTCCGGTCGCAGTTCTTGAGGTGGATATTTCAGAAGCAAAGGCCTATTTCGATGAATTCTGCTTGGATAATATCACGGATTTGGACTCCTATTTTGAACAAAACTCAAGTATCGGAAGGGAATGTTTAGCTCGGATTAAGCTTATCGATGCAAACGAAATTGCCAGAAACCTGCTTAGGTTCAAATCGAGGGATTTCTCGGCATTCGAGTATTCACGCTTGCTGTCAGACAATTCATACCAAAGTATCATGCGGCCGCTTGTCGCTCTTTTCCGAGGTGAGGCGATCCAAGATTTCGAATTAGAATTACACCTCTCTGATGAATCCAGCATATACGTTTCAGTTCGATGTTCGATAGCATGCGGGTATGAAATTTCCTTGGCAAGAGTGCTTATATCGCTCTCCGATATTACGAAAAGAAGGCAAATAGAAGAAGAACTCCGGCAAGCGACTAAGATGCAGGCGATCGGCACCCTGGCCGGAGGGATCGCCCACGATTTCAATAATATTCTTTATGCTGTGCTTGGGTACGCTGGTTTGGCAATGGAAGAGGTCCCCCGGGACAGCTCGACCTTTAGTAATCTCCAGCAGATTCAAAATGCCGGCGAAAGAGCGGCCGATCTTGTCAAGCAGATACTCACATTCAGTAAGGCCAGCAAATTCAAACGCCGCACCACGCACCTCCAGCCGGTCATCAAAGAAACAATACAATTGCTCCGGGGATTGCTTCCGGTGACTATCGATATCCAGCAAAAAATCAATGACCAATGCGGTCCGGTATTGATCGATCCGATGGAGATTCAGCGAGTCCTGATGAATCTCGGCACGAATGCGTTTAGTTCAATGAGAGAGGGTGGGGGGGTATTAAAAATCAGCTTGGATCAGATTGAGGCAATGCCCTCCCACACCGAATACCCCAATTTAAAGACCGGGAGATATGCGCGAATCCAGGTGGAAGATACAGGGCATGGAATGGATAAAGCCACACTTCAACGCATTTATGATCCGTACTTTACGACACGAAGCCCCGGGGAAGGAACGGGGCTCGGCCTTTCGACGGTCCACGGCATCATTTCGAGAGCGGATGGGGAGATTCATGTCGAAAGCACGCCGCATGTGGGAACAAGATTCCATATCTTACTTCCTCTGGCGCTAAAGAAGGAAAAGGCTCTAGGGAAGGTAGCCGCCACAAGCAAGGGCGGTGTCGCTGGAGGGAATGAGCGCATCCTATTTATTGATGACGAGGGAATGCTTGCAAAACTAGGTAAAACTCAGTTCGAAAAGATTGGCTATCGGGTGACGATAAAAACAAACGGCAAGGAGGCGCTCAACGCATTTCGTAAACAACCTGATGATTATGATTTAATCATTACTGATCAGTTAATGCCGGGATTGACGGGATTGGAGCTGGCCAGACAAGTTCATCTAATACGACCGGAGATTCCAATTATAATGATCTCGGGTTATGCCGATGATATTGACATGGAGCAACAACAGGCCACTGGCATCAAGAAATGCCTCCAAAAACCAGTGCCGTTCAAGGATTTGGTCGATTCAATTCAAGTGGTCCTGAAACAGAAAATGACGGAGGGGTAG
- a CDS encoding M3 family oligoendopeptidase produces the protein MNQRNMKWDLESIFPGGSNSKEYKEFREVVTRDLHTRKEIFSSLQKSISDASRSSWADFLSSMQDLIERLNHAASFAGCLSAQDVKDEHANTILEEMSALDAMFQTIMTDVEEVAIKTSDNEWAKLVEDPRLAGAKFFWNELRTNARKKMEPRLEKLTAELAVNGYHAWGRLYTKIAGDLRAEFDVAGKIETLSMGQLANKMSSPDRDIRRQAFEKLEATWRSVESTAAMALNSQAGFRLDVYKNRDWSSALYEPLVMGRLKKETVDAMWQSVARGISRLTDYVNVKRKLLGIDKFRWYDQIAPVGGGNLKYTYDEACDFVITHLTTFSPDLGALAKKAIDNRWIEAEDRSGKAAGGFCTGLPLKRESRIFMTFSGAYDEMMTLAHEIGHAYHSHVLRDQDYFARHYPMNLAETASTFNELLVTDAALESTTNADIKISLLNQKIQDGMTMFCNIRARFLFDCMFYEERRKGTVPKDRLNELMVEAQKTAFGDILSEDGYHPYFWASKLHFFITEMPFYNFPYTFGYLFSGGIYDLAKKEGPSFYKKYRALLADTGSMTTEAVAQKHLGIDLTQETFWDDAVNRVLMDVETFISMVEE, from the coding sequence ATGAATCAAAGAAATATGAAATGGGATCTCGAATCGATATTTCCAGGCGGTTCGAATTCAAAAGAATACAAGGAATTCCGGGAAGTTGTCACCCGGGATCTGCACACGAGAAAAGAGATATTCTCCTCCCTGCAAAAATCAATCTCAGATGCCTCTAGATCGTCATGGGCGGATTTTTTGAGTTCAATGCAGGATCTTATTGAGCGTCTCAATCATGCCGCGAGTTTTGCCGGCTGTCTCTCCGCTCAAGATGTCAAGGATGAACATGCCAACACGATACTCGAGGAGATGTCAGCACTCGATGCGATGTTTCAGACGATCATGACCGATGTCGAAGAGGTCGCCATCAAGACCTCCGACAATGAGTGGGCAAAGCTTGTCGAAGATCCAAGGTTGGCCGGCGCCAAGTTCTTTTGGAACGAACTCCGCACAAATGCCAGGAAAAAAATGGAACCCCGCCTGGAGAAGCTGACGGCTGAATTGGCTGTCAACGGCTACCACGCGTGGGGACGGCTTTATACAAAGATCGCCGGGGATCTGCGGGCCGAGTTTGATGTGGCCGGCAAGATCGAAACGTTATCCATGGGCCAGCTGGCCAACAAGATGAGTTCCCCCGACCGGGATATCCGCCGGCAGGCTTTTGAAAAGCTCGAAGCAACCTGGAGAAGCGTCGAATCGACGGCGGCCATGGCGCTCAATTCACAGGCCGGCTTCCGCCTGGATGTCTATAAGAATCGTGATTGGAGCTCGGCTCTATATGAACCCCTCGTAATGGGACGGCTGAAGAAGGAGACCGTCGACGCGATGTGGCAGTCGGTGGCGCGCGGTATTTCGCGACTGACGGACTATGTGAATGTTAAAAGGAAGTTACTGGGTATCGACAAATTCCGTTGGTATGATCAGATCGCCCCTGTTGGAGGCGGCAACCTGAAATACACCTATGATGAGGCTTGTGATTTTGTCATCACCCATCTTACAACCTTTTCTCCTGATCTCGGCGCCTTAGCGAAGAAGGCGATCGACAATCGCTGGATCGAAGCGGAGGATCGCTCCGGCAAAGCCGCGGGCGGATTCTGCACAGGCCTCCCATTAAAAAGGGAATCCCGCATCTTCATGACATTCTCCGGCGCCTACGATGAAATGATGACACTGGCGCATGAGATCGGGCATGCTTATCACAGCCATGTTCTGAGAGATCAGGACTATTTCGCACGCCACTATCCGATGAATCTCGCTGAAACCGCATCGACCTTCAATGAATTGCTGGTTACCGACGCCGCACTGGAATCAACAACCAACGCCGACATCAAAATTTCCCTTCTGAATCAGAAAATTCAGGATGGGATGACAATGTTTTGTAATATTCGCGCCCGTTTTCTCTTCGATTGCATGTTTTATGAAGAGAGAAGGAAAGGCACCGTGCCGAAGGACCGGCTCAATGAACTCATGGTCGAGGCTCAGAAAACAGCCTTTGGTGATATCCTTTCCGAAGATGGTTACCATCCGTACTTTTGGGCGTCCAAACTGCATTTCTTTATAACAGAAATGCCGTTCTATAATTTTCCATATACATTCGGATATCTCTTCTCTGGAGGGATCTACGATTTAGCGAAGAAAGAGGGCCCCTCGTTCTACAAGAAGTACCGGGCTCTTCTTGCCGATACCGGCTCCATGACAACGGAGGCGGTCGCACAAAAACATCTCGGCATCGACCTGACACAAGAGACATTCTGGGATGATGCGGTGAATCGCGTCCTTATGGATGTTGAAACATTCATCTCAATGGTTGAAGAATAA